The sequence GAGAATCAAATATTCCTGTAATAGGAGAAAAGATAAAAAGAATATTTTACAAAGAAAAAGTAGAGGCGCCAGAAGAAAATCTTAAAGCTTTAGAAGAAGCTGACCTTGTAATATTTGGAATAGGAAGCCTTTATACAAGTATAATCCCTAATTTACTTTTAGATGGAATAAAAGAAAGTTTGAAAAAATGCAAGGGTAAAAGGGTGTATATATGTAATGCAATGCAACAGCCAGGAGAAACAGAAGGATACACAGTATCAGAACATATAAAAGCTATAAATAAAAATATTGAAGAAGGAATAATTGATGAAGTTATTGTAGACTCTAGAGAAATTCCAAAGGAAATCCTTGAAAGATATAAAATGATGAGTAGTGACAGAGTGCTTTTGGACAGAGATGAATTAGAAAAGAGCAAAATAAAAATAATAGACAGAGATATTTTGGAAATAGATTCTAAAGGAATGGTGAGACATCATCCTTATAAACTTGCATCAACTATTTATTCTCTAATTGAAAATTGGGAGGAATTTTATGTATAAACATATTTTTGGACCAGTTCCATCTAGAAGACTGGGAATTTCTTTGGGTGTAGATTTAGTAAAACCTAAAAGCTGCAATATGAATTGTGTATTTTGTGAATGTGGAGCTACACCAAAACTTGCAGAGAAAAGAGAGAGTTTTAAGGATATAAAAGAAGTTGAAAATGAGATCAAATCAGTATTGAAAGATGTCAAACCTGATTATATAACCTTTTCAGGGAATGGGGAACCTACTCTTAGTAAAGATTTAGGAGAGATTATTAATTGGATAAAAGATAATACTGATGCAAATGTATGCTTGATAACAAACAGCCTTCTTTTAAATGATGATGAAGTTATAAAGGAAGTACAAAGAGCAGATCTTATAATACCCACATTGAATAGTGTAGATGATGATATATTT is a genomic window of Fusobacterium sp. containing:
- a CDS encoding YvcK family protein, with translation MDKKPKIVVIGGGSGISVVLRGLKYLPVDLTAIVTVADDGGSSGLLRKEFDVPAPGDIRNVMVALSDVEPLIEEVFQYRFKKDSFLGGHPLGNLLIIAMKELTGDIKSAVDNLRKLFNIKGKILPATSEKVILMAEKENGKIIEGESNIPVIGEKIKRIFYKEKVEAPEENLKALEEADLVIFGIGSLYTSIIPNLLLDGIKESLKKCKGKRVYICNAMQQPGETEGYTVSEHIKAINKNIEEGIIDEVIVDSREIPKEILERYKMMSSDRVLLDRDELEKSKIKIIDRDILEIDSKGMVRHHPYKLASTIYSLIENWEEFYV